The Candidatus Zymogenus saltonus region ATCGTCCTTGCGGCGGTGTCGGCAAGGGCGAGAAACGACCCCCCGAAGAGGAACGACGCCGGTATCAGGACGCGGTGGTCAGGCCCCACCACCATCCTCATCATGTGGGGGATGACGAGCCCCACAAAGCCGACCACCCCCACAACGGAGACCACGGATGCCGTGAGTATCGAGGCGAGGATGAAGAGAAACTCCTTTATCCTCTCGACCTCCACCCCCAGAGAAGCGGCGGCCTCCTCTCCGCTCAACAGCAGGTTCATCGGCCGGGCGAGATAGTAGACCGCAAAAAACGAGATTATCGATAAAACAAGCACGACGACCACCTCATCGTACGAGACGAGGGAGAGGTTTCCCATGAGCCAAAAGAATATCCCGTGGATCTTGTCGCTCTGGGATATGGAGACCAGAAACATGATCCCGGCGGAGAAAAATGCGTTGACGATCACTCCCGTGAGGAGCATGGTGTTCGGGTAGAGGCGCTCCTTTACCCTGGCCACCCTGAAGACGATGTAGACGGTCGTCATCGCCCCGATAAAGGCGTAGAACTTCTTCACGACAACGGCGGTGTCCGTCCCGAAGAGGTTGAAAAGGACGGTCCCCCCGAACACGGAGACGGCGATGGTTCCGAGGGCGGCCCCGCTGGAGACGCCCAGGATGAAGGGATCGGCGAGGGGATTTCTCAGGAGCGCCTGGAAGACCACGCCGGCGAGCGCCAGCGCCCCCCCGGCGAGAAGTCCCATCAGGAGACGGGGAAGCCTGAGGCCGAAGAGGATCATCTTTACCTCGGGGGAGATGCTACCGGGGTTGAAGACGGCGAATATAACCTTCGCAAACGAGAGCTTCGCCGATCCCACCCCGAGGGAAAAAACCGCCACGGCCGCCGCCAGTGCGACCAAGATTACGGTAGAGACTATTAATCTTCCCCTAATTCCCATCCGTCTTCCCCCTCTCTGGAAATGCCTCCGGATGGAGGAGCCTTGTCAGCTCGTAGAGCCCGTCGACGATCCTTGGCGAGGGGCGGTCGACGATGTCCGAGTCTATCGTATATATCCTCCCCTTTGCCACGGCCGGAATTGCCCCAAACCTCGACCAGATTTTGACCTCCCTTTTGTCGACATCACCAGGAGACATCGTCGTTATGACTATGACCTCCGGCGCCCTGACGATTATCTCCTCCATGGAAAACTGGGGATAGCGGACCCTCTCGCCTGCGGCGATATTAACGCCCCCGGCGAT contains the following coding sequences:
- a CDS encoding iron ABC transporter permease is translated as MGIRGRLIVSTVILVALAAAVAVFSLGVGSAKLSFAKVIFAVFNPGSISPEVKMILFGLRLPRLLMGLLAGGALALAGVVFQALLRNPLADPFILGVSSGAALGTIAVSVFGGTVLFNLFGTDTAVVVKKFYAFIGAMTTVYIVFRVARVKERLYPNTMLLTGVIVNAFFSAGIMFLVSISQSDKIHGIFFWLMGNLSLVSYDEVVVVLVLSIISFFAVYYLARPMNLLLSGEEAAASLGVEVERIKEFLFILASILTASVVSVVGVVGFVGLVIPHMMRMVVGPDHRVLIPASFLFGGSFLALADTAARTIVSPLELPVGVLTALFGAPFFIYLLRREM